Genomic window (Merismopedia glauca CCAP 1448/3):
AAAAGCCTATAGTCGCTATCCAGTGCCTGGATTTAGCCGCGATCGGATGTATCGTTCCTTGGTACGCTTCCGTCAGTTAGTCCTGACTTCAGAAACTCCTAGCGAGTTACAAAATGCTGTCAAAAAAGAGTTTCTGTTCTATCAGTCAATTGGTAATGACGATAAAGGTACAGTTGTATTTACCGCATACTACGAGCCAATTTATCAAGGAAGTCGCCAACGCACTTCGGAATATCGCTATCCCCTGTATCGTCTTCCCAGTAGCTTTGGCGATTGGTCTAAACCTCACCCCAAACGCGCTGAACTGGAAGGTAAAAATGGACTATTGGGTAACAAAAGCCGTTTATCTGGTGCAGAACTAGTTTGGTTGCGCGATCGCTTGGAAGCTTTCTTAGTCCAAATTCAAGGTTCTGCTCAACTAGAATTGACAGATGGCTCAAAAATGACTGTAGGTTATGCTGGAGCTACAGATTACCCTTATACCAGTGTTGGCAAAGAACTGGCTAAAGATGGAAAATTACGAGGAGGAATCACCCTACCTGTACTAATTAAATTCTTTCAAGACAACCCAGCGCAAATGGATGAATATATCCCTCGCAATAATCGGTTTGTCTTTTTCAAAAATAGTCAAGGCGCTCCGGCTCAGGGGGTAATTAACGTCCCTGTCACCCCAGAACGCTCGATTGCAACAGATAGATCTTTAATGCCTCCAGGCGCTCTAGCTTTGGTACATACTAATTTACCTTTCTTTAACTCTGGAGGGAAAATCGAGCAGCGATCTGTCAGTCGGTACGTGCTAGATCAAGATACTGGTAGCGCCATTAAAGGCCCAGGAAGAGTAGAT
Coding sequences:
- the mltA gene encoding murein transglycosylase A; protein product: MNKTGLCVVLSLGITFTNFTTPAHSRSVVRVAPQSPTISKGLFPTDLLGLDTQIWSRDNKSGDRDALIKSIDNSLKFLNTKAAKKAYSRYPVPGFSRDRMYRSLVRFRQLVLTSETPSELQNAVKKEFLFYQSIGNDDKGTVVFTAYYEPIYQGSRQRTSEYRYPLYRLPSSFGDWSKPHPKRAELEGKNGLLGNKSRLSGAELVWLRDRLEAFLVQIQGSAQLELTDGSKMTVGYAGATDYPYTSVGKELAKDGKLRGGITLPVLIKFFQDNPAQMDEYIPRNNRFVFFKNSQGAPAQGVINVPVTPERSIATDRSLMPPGALALVHTNLPFFNSGGKIEQRSVSRYVLDQDTGSAIKGPGRVDYYMGTGKEAGDRAGVTGGPGKLYYLLLKE